The following are encoded together in the Scyliorhinus torazame isolate Kashiwa2021f chromosome 6, sScyTor2.1, whole genome shotgun sequence genome:
- the LOC140424712 gene encoding uncharacterized protein produces the protein MPRKKKRVRPARAGGTQRGTARQLFLFNALPPECQVYCFSFLSDVEKCRVALVCQGWSQLMRTSRLWQQADFACLGTVWGWEGALLSGARDHERWKERVENYAYHLMSRGASLLVLRASFDLGDEQTNWTQFLLRFLEGVNCWDLEELELNWTLNPLELLPTHRQPSMTQVGMTKEDQVTNFQTLLERLGLVSPGLRQASLPFDWSEQSVQLLTGFQQLKCLELKNFWVFKGVCPSSMHQLTRALPNLKRLILQVLIPVRDLEVTYTLESTSLEFLDVSQSRGLVFNLLNLPQLKELKIRKTIRGIILNTQTQLAIQSRWPCLYILLQEGVPNLRTLNHHQLLPSWQREADGGLAEVLAQACYCVQHSDTWLL, from the coding sequence ATGCCGCGGAAGAAGAAGCGAGTTCGCCCAGCCAGAGCTGGCGGTACGCAGAGAGGGACGGCCCGCCAGCTTTTTCTCTTTAACGCTTTGCCACCCGAGTGCCAAGTCTACTGTTTCTCGTTCCTGTCGGACGTGGAGAAGTGCCGGGTAGCCCTGGTCTGCCAAGGCTGGAGCCAGCTGATGAGGACCTCCAGGCTGTGGCAGCAGGCGGACTTTGCCTGCCTGGGCACTGTCTGGGGCTGGGAAGGAGCGCTCCTGTCCGGTGCCAGGGACCACGAGCGCTGGAAGGAGCGGGTTGAGAACTATGCCTACCACCTGATGTCGCGCGGTGCCAGCCTCCTGGTGTTACGTGCCAGCTTCGACCTGGGCGATGAGCAGAccaactggacccagttcctcctgagattcctggagGGGGTGAACTGCTGGGATTTAGAGGAGCTGGAACTGAACTGGACCCTCAATCCCCTGGAACTGTTGCCCACTCATCGCCAGCCCAGCATGACCCAGGTGGGCATGACCAAGGAAGACCAGGTCACCAACTTCCAGACACTTCTAGAGAGACTGGGCCTCGTCTCACCGGGTCTCCGACAGGCCAGCCTGCCCTTTGATTGGTCAGAGCAGTCGGTCCAGTTACTCACCGGCTTCCAGCAGTTGAAGTGTTTGGAGCTGAAGAACTTTTGGGTTTTTaaaggagtgtgtcccagcagcatGCACCAGCTGACCCGAGCCCTTCCGAACCTCAAGAGGCTGATCCTGCAGGTTCTGATCCCTGTTAGAGACCTGGAGGTCACGTACACATTGGAATCCACCTCCTTGGAGTTCCTGGATGTCTCCCAAAGCCGGGGCCTGGTCTTCAACCTCCTGAACCTCCCTCAGCTGAAGGAGCTGAAGATCAGAAAGACCATCAGGGGAATCATCCTGAACACTCAGACCCAGCTGGCCATTCAGAGCCGGTGGCCCTGCCTCTATATCCTCCTCCAGGAGGGAGTGCCCAACCTACGGACACTCAACCACCACCAGCTGCTGCCATCCTGGCAGCGGGAGGCCGATGGGGGCCTGGCAGAGGTACTGGCACAGGCATGTTACTGTGTCCAGCACTCTGACACCTGGCTCCTGTGA